The sequence below is a genomic window from Synechococcus sp. PCC 7335.
AGTTAAGAAAAGTATACTAGCACCAGCCCACCTAGAAGGCTCATGCTCCGATAAGTCATACAAGGAAGTAGGAAATCGCTTGATTGCGACGCTGCGATGTGCGATCAAGCGAGCCGAACTCAGTCAGCAGCTAGAAATCAGTCAGCAGCGCTACGAGCTAGCCGTGAAAGGCACTAACGACGGGATCTGGGACTGGGACTTACAGAACCAGCGGATCTACTACTCAGAGCGATGGCAGTCCTTGCTCGGCCTATCAGAATCGGACATGAATGATAGTCCCCATTTCTGGTTTTCTCGGATTCACCCTAACGACCGTTCGCGGTTTCAGCAGCAGCTCACCGGCTATCTAGACAAAGAGCTTCAGCACTTTGAGTGCGAGCATCGTATGCTACATAGCGATGGAACTTATCGGTGGATGCTAAGCCGAGGGGTTGCGTTATGGAGTGATCAGGGTAGAGCTTATCGAATAGCTGGATCCCAAACTGACATCACTTCGCGAAAGTCTCTAGAAAATTCATTATATCAAGAGAAAGAGCTAGCCCAGATTACGCTGCACTCAATTGGAGATGCTGTAATTACCACAGATAGTAAAGGCTATATACAAGATCTAAATCCTATTGCGGAAAGGTTAACTGGGTGGAAAAGACACGAAGCTCAGCAAAAGTCCATTGCTGAGGTTTATAACTTGGTTGATAACAGTACTCAGCGCCTCAAAGATCCAGCTGTACAGACTATTGCAGAAGGCACGGCTACCGGTGTGATTAACCACTGCCCCATCCTAATTTCTAAACATGGCCGGAAGTTTGCGATTAGAGAATCAACAGCCCCGATCCGATCCGCTAGCGGAGAGACTGTAGGCACAGTAGTGATATTCCATGACGTCACCGAAGAACGTATGAAAGCTAAGCGGCTCGCATGGCAGGTTTCCCACGATCCTCTAACTCATCTATACAACAGATCCAAATTTCAACAATCTCTGAATGAGATCATTGAAGATGCTCATACACACAAGTCGCAGCATGTCCTTTGCTGTATGGACTTAGACAATTTCAAAAGTGTGAATGATACCTGTGGACACGCGGCAGGCGATCTGTTTCTCCAACAAATTGCCCATCTGTGGCGTAGTAAAATTCGGTCATCTGACCTGCTGGCAAGACTCGGAGGAGATGAGTTTGGTCTCATTTTGTATGACTGCAATCTAGCTAGCGCACTGAAGATTACTAACGCACTTTGCGAGAGTCTTCGAAGCTTTCGATTTGTCTATGAACACAAGGTCTTTAACGTCGGGGTCAGTATTGGTGTAGCGCCAATTACCCGTGATACTAGGGGCGCAGAAGAAGTACTCCGATTGGCCGACGGTGCTTGCTATGAAGCGAAAAACAAGGGCAGAAATAGAGTGCAGGTGCATAATTTTGATCCGCTAGAAACGAACCACCCTACAGTAAGCGATGGTCAGCGAGGCTCACGGTTGGTCTACGCTCTAGAGAATGATCAGTTTTGTCTTTATAAGCAGGCTGTGACGGCCAGCTAGCCTGCGAATTATAGCGTTTCTCGAATGCCTACTCTTCCAGGATGCCTACTTATAGAGAAGGCTACGCTAATCACTTAGCCTATTGTCTTGAGGCTTTCAGTCAAAAAACTGTGCACCAGTCGAGTGGCAAGCGATATAGTGACGACAGAATCGACTACAGGTAGCAAGCACAAGCGATCGCGTTTCGCTTACTCTGTGGTTTTTCCCTAACTCTAGATCCCAACTGTAAATAGACTTATCAAAAATAGCTAATCAACGCGGCGATTGTATGTCGCTTCAGAATCTTCTCTTACCCATAGAGCTAACCCTCCGCCGCGACCTCTCGCGGCAATATAATCCTGCGTGACTAAGAAGAACGTGAAAAAAGCTTGGTCTCCTAGGGATTGTTCCTTGAAAGCAGCATTACGTTTTGATCCGCCGCGTAGCTCCCCTTCATAAATAGACCACGCGCCTAGTTTTACCTGTATTGCTGTAAAGTCAAAACCCAGACTGCTTGTCTTTTGCCAAAACCGAGTGGGGCCTTTCAGCCGAAGTTGGATAGGCCCACAGGTGACTGAATTAGTCACCTTGCCTTCGTTAGCATGATCACCTTTAGAAAGTGGTTCGTACGCGATCGCAATTCGAATGAGCCGAGGAACAAACCGCCCCTTTCCCAAGGTAGTAATAGCGCTTGATCCAGGACGGGGCGGCACTTTGCGAGTTCCTGAGACAAAGCCTAAGCGCCACCGGCCAATCAGTTGTGCATAGTCGTAATGTCGTTTGGTTCGTTTTCTCTCTTTCTCTGCCTGCAACAAAGCATCAATCACTTTACCAGCATCGGGTGCGCTCCCTTCGCCTTCAACATAGAGAACAGCCTCTGTAATCGAACTATGGATTGAGCTAGCAGTTGAATGAGTCATGATGCGTCTTTTTATTTTCAGCGCTTTCTCATGCGCTTGTCTATTAGCTTGTTACAGTTAGATCGGTTTCAATCTACGGACTACGAGGAAAGTCTTATGCCAGCAAGTATCGCTCCATCTCACGCTCAGGCCCATAGTAAAGTATCCGCCAATGACATTCCCGTAGAAACTAACCACCCGCTAGAACGTATCCATTTAGAAGTGACTAACGTTTGCAACTTCAAGTGTGAGTTTTGTCCTGATGCCATTATGGAACGCAAGCGGGGCCATATGGACATTGACTTACTCGAAAAGGCGCTAGACGAAATTGCGCAATACGATTTGGCTAAGATTGTCGCGTTCCATCTGATGGGTGAACCGCTCATTTATCCGCACATTTTCGAAGCGATTGAAATGGCGATCGCCCGCCAACTAAATCTACATCTGACGACCAACGGCAGTACCTTTCACATTCGCCCAGAGCACATCGAAAAGCTAGTGGCCTCCGGAATTCCCAAAGTTACAATCTCTCTCCAAACGCCCGATCCAGACACCTTTATTATTCGAGGCGCACCGCCCAATCTCAAACCAGAACAATATTTCGAAGGCATCACGCGATACGTACGAGCGAACCTAGCAAGCGAGCGTTCAAACACACGGATACATCTCAAATTTTTAGATACAACGCCGCATCCTTTTTTAGTGCCTCATAAGGCAATGCATGTCGTAGAAGGCAAAGAGCAAATGCAAAAACAATTGCGTGAGTGGTGCGATCGCCTTCTCTTTGACCTACCTGCTGACGACCCAAACCGCCCTAGCCAAACCGAGCTCGCTCGTCGCCTCGCCGCCCACAAGCCTGGACGCTGGCAAGTCATCGAACTCACGCCCAAGCTCGCCCTTGAAACCTTTCCCCTTGATAGCTGGGGCAACGTCGAAAGCACCACCGTCATCCCAGCTAGCTTTGGCTATTGTAATAGCACCACCGACCAGGCAGGTATTCTCTACGACGGCACCGTCGTCCCTTGCTGCAAAGACTATGACGGCAAAATTCCTCTTGGCAACCTGAACGACTATACGCTCAGGCAAATCCTCTATCAACAAAGACCTGCCTGTGGCTTACGAGAAGGCTTCGATAAGTTCCAGGTCATTAACCCGGTGTGTCAACGCTGCTTGGGTGCAGACACTCGGCAAAAATCGCTTTTACGTCAAGTTGGATCTATCGTCTATTTCAAACTATACAATCCCATCATGAAAAGACTTAATCCTGGCTGGGGAGAAGTATAGATGCGGTCTATGTATGCTTCGCAACAGACTCATTAGCTCTGAGCTATCATGCCCTGCTCACATAGCTTAGCTGTCGAATCGGACGCTGTACTCGACTATACAGCCCGTATAGGAATCCTCGATTGGTATCAGGTGAGCCGATTGAACACAGCAAAGAATCTTATCTTGATATCCTCTGGTAGGGATTGCATGAAGGATGACGTCGGCAAAAGCCCTTCAGATTCTGATACTAAGTTGTTACTGTATTCACTTCACTAGTCCGAGAAGACGCTGCCAAGACATTTGCTCTAGTCGCCCTGAACATGCCAAACCGACAGAGTCCGCTGCCGAACGCTAAACGCATCAGTAGCAATGTCGGCACCTCGCGCACAGACTTAATAAAGCCAGAAACCCCAAACTCTACTAATCCCCGTGGTCGGATAATTCCTTGCCAGATCGAGTCAATCCAAGACGGCAGCGTTTCCTCAGCCCAGTCTGCTGTCTTTACCGAGCCTGCTACCATACCCGTGGCTTCCAGCAGCTCAGAGAATCCTTCTATGCTGGAAAACTCAGGATGTGACCATTGGTCTAACAGTTGCCTCATCACCACCTTCTCCCAAAAGTTCAGCGGACGGCGGCGATCGTCTCGCTGATTCCAATCGCCAACTACCAGCAATCCACCTGGCTTTAGCACCCGCAGTAGTTCTTTTGCGAAAACTGCCTTGTCTGGCATATGTGGCCCTGCTTCTAGCGACCACACCACGTCAAAACTTTCATCGGGAAAAGATAGCGCCATGGCGTCATCTACCATGAATTTTGCGCTTAGTCCTGCTGGCGTCAGCTCCGTTGCCCGCTTTACCTGACCGGGACTAATCGTTACCGCTGTCACATCGAACCCGTAGTCCTTTGCCAGTACTCGGCTGCTACCACCAATTCCACAACCCACATCTAGCAGAGTAGAACCGGGCGCACACTTATCTAGACCGCCCCACTTCACCATTTCATGCACAAAATCATATTTCGCCTGTCGAAAATCTTTTTGTCTTGGCGGCGAACCGTAGTGCCCTAGATGAATATGCTCACCCCAATAAAATTCCAAAATGCCATCCTGCGTCCATTCGTCATAAGAAGCGGCTACGGTATCGGACGAATCATAGCGCCTAGCCGTTAGCAGGTAGGCAGCTAGACCGACGATAGGCAGTGCTATCAGCAGCAAAAGAAATAGGTTCATAAGAGCAGGGAAAACTAGAAGCGTGTTACATCTCTTCATAGTACTATTTTTGCCTGATCTAAACCTTTCGAGAGAAGAGACCCTGTAGGCTATAGAAGCTCGCTTCTTTTGCACTTATATGACGTCGGCTACTGAAAAAACCCGGTCGAAGTTTTCCTTCTCGAAACTGGGACCGGGGCTGCTGATGGCAGGTGCGGCGATCGGGGTTTCGCATTTGGTGCAGAGTACGAGAGCCGGCGCAATGTATGGTTGGGGAGCGCTGATCTTCGTGCTGCTAGCCAATCTGATGAAGTATCCGTTCTATGAGTATGGCCATCGGTACGCAGCCGCATCTGGCCAAAACTTGATTCAGGCGTATCGTCAGCAGGGAAAGCGCTTTTTCGTACCGTTTGTGCTGATTAGCGCTGTTAGCGCAGTTGGGAGCTTCGCGGTAGATGCGTTTGTGGCGGCTATGCTGTTGCAGTATCTGTGGTTGCCACAGGTCCCGGCTACGGTCTTAGCTATTGGAGTACTGTTTTTTTGCTGGGGGCTGATTGGAGTTGGACGCTATCGGCTCTTTGAGCAGGTGACGAAATGGTGCGTGATTCTGCTATCTGTTGCGACGGTGGCAGCGGTGGTGATGGCAGTTCGGATAGTGGTGATAGGGCCATGGTCGGAGCCAATTACTGATAGCTTCAGTTCCATAGCGCTGGAAGTTGCTAATACAACTGTCTCTAGAAGAGGTTCTATCTTCTCGATTGAGGCGTTGCCGTTTGTGATCGCGTTTATGGGCTGGATGCCTGGCGGATTAGAGCTTTCGGTTTGGCAGTCGCTGTGGGTGCAAGCAGACGGCGAAGATAGCGGTGAAGCGACATCGATGCCAGAAGCAAGCTTTGATTTCAATTTTGGCTATGTGCTGACGGTAGCGCTGGCCTGCTTGTTTTTGATACTAGGAACGCTGACTCTACCGCAGCAGGGAATGGCGGAGGAGCCAGCAGCGTTTGCAGGTCAGCTAGTGGGGATGTATACCAGCTATATTGGGGCTTGGGCGGAGCCAGTGATCGGGATGTGTGCGATCGCCGCTATCTTCTCTACGACCTTTACCGTCGTCGATGCTTTTCCCCGTACGCTAGAAGCTAGCATCCACGAGCTATGGCCTAGCACTCAAGCAAGTACTTTGCCAATTCGAGGGGTAATCGGCTTTACCATTATCGTCCTAGCTGCCCTTCTCCTTGGTTTATTTACCGCCGGGTTTGAGCCATTAATTAATACCATCACCATCATTGCCTTTGTATTTGCTCCTTTCTACGCCTGGCTCAATATCCGCAGTATTGACACGCTGCCTATAGAAGCCCAGCCCAAACCCTGGCTATCGCGTCTAGCGACCGTCGGGCTCATATATCTGTCTGGCTTTAGCCTAGTATTTGTGCTTTTCGAATTTGTTCTATGAAGCGGCAAGGCATAGCGACTGCATAGACAGAATAAAGGTGAATCAGGATGGGAATCGCTGAAGATCCATTTCTATCCCAAATGGATTTGGACTCACCTACTATCTTGGTTTTTTAGCTATCTTATATCTCAAGGAAGACCGCGATTCCGATGAGGGGGCATCGCTAACAAACTGTTCAATCGGAATCACGCTTACGTTCAACGTAACAGGGCGCTTTATTTCTCTAGCAAGGGCGTCGCGAACCAAATCTACCTGCCTAGAAGATATAGAGCCCGGTAGTGTTGCCACATCGAGATAGACAGCTAGCTCATCGCCCTGCTTCTGGATGTTCAAAGACTGGATGTCCATATCAGAGAAAGTACTACTCTCACGGATGAAGCTGTTCACGCTGATACGCGCTTGCTTCTTGACTGCTAAGTCTCGAAACGAGAGACTTAATGGGATGCCTAAACATAGTAGCGCTGTGACCGCAACGGTCATTCCTCTTTTTGCTCGCTGCACTGAGCCGTAGCGTAGGCCGAGAAATACCAGCCCGCCGCTAAAGATAATACCGACTAAGTTGGTCAAAAATAATAGCAGCGCGCCAGTAAACACAGCACCTGAGCCAAAGGCAATGCCGATACCCACTACACTGAGCGGTGGAACTAGAGCGACTGCGATCGCCACTCCAGGTAAAGCATCTGCAATCCCTCGACGAGACTTTGCTAACGCCCCTGCTGCGCCTGCTGCTAGCGCTACTCCTAGATCCAACAATGTCGGCTGCGTCCTGGCCAAGATTTCACTTGTTAACGTCTCAATCCCCGTCATCTTTGCGATTAGCATAGCGGTTGCCACCGTTAGCAACGCACCCAAAGCTAGCGCCAAACTCGCTCGCCTTAGCAGTCTACGGTTAGCCATAATCAACGCAAAGGCTATTCCCTCAATCGGTCCCATCAGGGGTGCAACAATCATTGCGCCGATGACAGTAGCGCTACTGCCAGAAAGCAAACCAAAAGTTGCGATCGCCCCCGATAAAAACAACAACAGATAGTAATTAGAAGAAGACTCCGCGCTACGCCAAAGGCTGCGATTCAAACTCGCAATTGGTACTGGTTTAGACTCCATCCAGTGCCAATTACCGCTATGACGGTCCTTTAGTACCGACAGCTTCTGATGACCCCAACCAACCAACCGCTTGCTTACAACAGCCAACATATTGACACGTCCTTTTGGATCGAAGATCAACTAGACATAAGCAAACCCTCTCAAAGACCATAGATAAAAGGCCTATAGATGAGAGGGCAATTCTCTGTGAAAGAGGCTGCGCCGACGCGCTGCGCTAGATAGTTAAATAGTAGAAGCCTGAAACCTTCCAGACATGTAGAGCATTATAGCAGTATTTATTTTTATTAAGCTGTATATCCTCGGACATATCGTTTGAGGCGACACTGGTCAGACCTCAAACCTACTTTCCACTTCCACGGGGGTAGTTCGAGAAATGGTAGTTCGAGAGATACAGTGTTCATATCAGTTTAGTTTCAACCTTTTGGGGCATACTCGCTACCTCTACATCCGCTCTAATACGTCAATACCAAGCAGCGATAGTCCTAGCTTTAGAGTCCGGGCGGTCAAGTCGCACAGCACTAATCGGGAGGTCCGCTGCGGTTCTTCTGCTTGCAATACCGAGCACTGATCATAAAACTGATTGAACTTCTGGCTCAGTTCAAACAGATACTGACACAGGCGGTTTGGCAATAGCTCTTTTTCAACTTCTGCTAACACCTCATCAAGCTGCAACAGATGCTTTGCTAGGGTTAGCTCACTCTCTTCGGTCAGCTTCACCTGCGCATCTAGGGTTGAAAGATCGATTTCTCCTTTCCGGCTAATTCCCTGCACCCGCACGTACGCATACATCATGTAGGGCGCTGTATTGCCTTGCAAAGCTAGCATCCGGTCATAGCTAAAGGTGTAGTTGCTAATTCTGTTTTGACTTAGATCAGCATATTTCACCGCGCCGATGCCCACTTTCTCGGCAACGTTTTGAATGAAGTCGTCTGATTCTGTTCTTTCTTCTTGTTGTAACCTGCCTTCTACATCAGTGCGGGTACGGGCGATCGCCTCATCTAGCAGCTCCTGTAAAGGTACCACCTCTCCAGATCTAGATTTTAGCCGCTTGCCATCTTCTCCTTGCACCAGTCCAAAAGGCGCATAGCTTAGCTCTACCGACTCTGGCACCCAGCCCGCCCGCCGCGCTACCTGAAAGAACTGAGAAAAGTGATTTGCCTGTCCCGCATCGGTTGAATAAACAATTCGATCTACCTTGTCTTCAGTAATTCGATAGCGCAGCGCCGCCAAATCTGTGGTTGCATAGTTGTAGCCCCCGTTCGACTTCTGCACAATCAGCGGCAGCGGCTCGCCGTCCTTGTTTGTAAACCCCTCTAAAAAGACACACTTTGCCCCATCATCTTCAACCAGCAACCCTGCCTTGTCTAAATCGGTCACAACATCTGCAAGATAAGGGTTATAGAAAGACTCACCGCGATCAATGATGTCCTCTGAGATATTCAACAGATCGTAGATCTTGCGATACGACCGCTTCGATAGCTGACAAACCCGCTGCCAGGCCTCTAGCACCGCTTGATCGCCTGCTTGCAACTTCACCACCGCCTGCCGAGCATTCTCCTTAAATGCCTCGTCTGTATCAAAGCGCTTCTTCGCCTGACGATAAAACGTAGCGAGTTCTCCAGTTGTAGAAGCTGCTGCTGCAGCTTGAGGGTCGGGGTACGCTTCTTGCAAATAGGCGATCAGCATGCCAAACGGCGTTCCCCAGTCACCGACATGGCTGACTTTGAGCACGTCATGCCCGAGAAATTCTAAGACCCTTGC
It includes:
- a CDS encoding diguanylate cyclase, with amino-acid sequence MSADINVLLIEKDVSDVQRFEQLIDASDFAKLTLFHAGGFHEAIKALHQSCFEVILLNLCLPDVKGVGLIKRLKSEAPQTPIVAVDDVDDLQTAIAAIQEGAQDYLVKKSILAPAHLEGSCSDKSYKEVGNRLIATLRCAIKRAELSQQLEISQQRYELAVKGTNDGIWDWDLQNQRIYYSERWQSLLGLSESDMNDSPHFWFSRIHPNDRSRFQQQLTGYLDKELQHFECEHRMLHSDGTYRWMLSRGVALWSDQGRAYRIAGSQTDITSRKSLENSLYQEKELAQITLHSIGDAVITTDSKGYIQDLNPIAERLTGWKRHEAQQKSIAEVYNLVDNSTQRLKDPAVQTIAEGTATGVINHCPILISKHGRKFAIRESTAPIRSASGETVGTVVIFHDVTEERMKAKRLAWQVSHDPLTHLYNRSKFQQSLNEIIEDAHTHKSQHVLCCMDLDNFKSVNDTCGHAAGDLFLQQIAHLWRSKIRSSDLLARLGGDEFGLILYDCNLASALKITNALCESLRSFRFVYEHKVFNVGVSIGVAPITRDTRGAEEVLRLADGACYEAKNKGRNRVQVHNFDPLETNHPTVSDGQRGSRLVYALENDQFCLYKQAVTAS
- a CDS encoding radical SAM/SPASM domain-containing protein gives rise to the protein MPASIAPSHAQAHSKVSANDIPVETNHPLERIHLEVTNVCNFKCEFCPDAIMERKRGHMDIDLLEKALDEIAQYDLAKIVAFHLMGEPLIYPHIFEAIEMAIARQLNLHLTTNGSTFHIRPEHIEKLVASGIPKVTISLQTPDPDTFIIRGAPPNLKPEQYFEGITRYVRANLASERSNTRIHLKFLDTTPHPFLVPHKAMHVVEGKEQMQKQLREWCDRLLFDLPADDPNRPSQTELARRLAAHKPGRWQVIELTPKLALETFPLDSWGNVESTTVIPASFGYCNSTTDQAGILYDGTVVPCCKDYDGKIPLGNLNDYTLRQILYQQRPACGLREGFDKFQVINPVCQRCLGADTRQKSLLRQVGSIVYFKLYNPIMKRLNPGWGEV
- a CDS encoding methyltransferase domain-containing protein, whose translation is MNLFLLLLIALPIVGLAAYLLTARRYDSSDTVAASYDEWTQDGILEFYWGEHIHLGHYGSPPRQKDFRQAKYDFVHEMVKWGGLDKCAPGSTLLDVGCGIGGSSRVLAKDYGFDVTAVTISPGQVKRATELTPAGLSAKFMVDDAMALSFPDESFDVVWSLEAGPHMPDKAVFAKELLRVLKPGGLLVVGDWNQRDDRRRPLNFWEKVVMRQLLDQWSHPEFSSIEGFSELLEATGMVAGSVKTADWAEETLPSWIDSIWQGIIRPRGLVEFGVSGFIKSVREVPTLLLMRLAFGSGLCRFGMFRATRANVLAASSRTSEVNTVTT
- a CDS encoding NRAMP family divalent metal transporter, producing MTSATEKTRSKFSFSKLGPGLLMAGAAIGVSHLVQSTRAGAMYGWGALIFVLLANLMKYPFYEYGHRYAAASGQNLIQAYRQQGKRFFVPFVLISAVSAVGSFAVDAFVAAMLLQYLWLPQVPATVLAIGVLFFCWGLIGVGRYRLFEQVTKWCVILLSVATVAAVVMAVRIVVIGPWSEPITDSFSSIALEVANTTVSRRGSIFSIEALPFVIAFMGWMPGGLELSVWQSLWVQADGEDSGEATSMPEASFDFNFGYVLTVALACLFLILGTLTLPQQGMAEEPAAFAGQLVGMYTSYIGAWAEPVIGMCAIAAIFSTTFTVVDAFPRTLEASIHELWPSTQASTLPIRGVIGFTIIVLAALLLGLFTAGFEPLINTITIIAFVFAPFYAWLNIRSIDTLPIEAQPKPWLSRLATVGLIYLSGFSLVFVLFEFVL
- a CDS encoding TIGR00341 family protein, translated to MLAVVSKRLVGWGHQKLSVLKDRHSGNWHWMESKPVPIASLNRSLWRSAESSSNYYLLLFLSGAIATFGLLSGSSATVIGAMIVAPLMGPIEGIAFALIMANRRLLRRASLALALGALLTVATAMLIAKMTGIETLTSEILARTQPTLLDLGVALAAGAAGALAKSRRGIADALPGVAIAVALVPPLSVVGIGIAFGSGAVFTGALLLFLTNLVGIIFSGGLVFLGLRYGSVQRAKRGMTVAVTALLCLGIPLSLSFRDLAVKKQARISVNSFIRESSTFSDMDIQSLNIQKQGDELAVYLDVATLPGSISSRQVDLVRDALAREIKRPVTLNVSVIPIEQFVSDAPSSESRSSLRYKIAKKPR
- the argS gene encoding arginine--tRNA ligase yields the protein MKSTLNELKDRVQAALVAAFGDEYQETDPILVGTNNPKFGDYQANVAMSLAKPLRMNPRAIATKITANLDVTNICEPPSIAGPGFINFKLKTEYLEQQLKEMHSSDRLGVPKANPPQKVIVDYPSPNIAKEMHVGHLRPAVIGECFARVLEFLGHDVLKVSHVGDWGTPFGMLIAYLQEAYPDPQAAAAASTTGELATFYRQAKKRFDTDEAFKENARQAVVKLQAGDQAVLEAWQRVCQLSKRSYRKIYDLLNISEDIIDRGESFYNPYLADVVTDLDKAGLLVEDDGAKCVFLEGFTNKDGEPLPLIVQKSNGGYNYATTDLAALRYRITEDKVDRIVYSTDAGQANHFSQFFQVARRAGWVPESVELSYAPFGLVQGEDGKRLKSRSGEVVPLQELLDEAIARTRTDVEGRLQQEERTESDDFIQNVAEKVGIGAVKYADLSQNRISNYTFSYDRMLALQGNTAPYMMYAYVRVQGISRKGEIDLSTLDAQVKLTEESELTLAKHLLQLDEVLAEVEKELLPNRLCQYLFELSQKFNQFYDQCSVLQAEEPQRTSRLVLCDLTARTLKLGLSLLGIDVLERM